Proteins found in one Quercus robur chromosome 2, dhQueRobu3.1, whole genome shotgun sequence genomic segment:
- the LOC126694326 gene encoding uncharacterized protein LOC126694326 translates to MEPNPDSASLAQQVQALAATIEELTKQNQEMKLQLQQVQQAQQEENQSKDNLEGEGDSHKMRGQRLKRSADHLLTIRQGEKETLRLYVKRFTRETLEVDEADDKVQLTTFKARLRSRDLVASLAKNPPKTIAEMLLKAQKYMNAEDALAAIKYVKKPGDKAKKEDDHRGQKRERPDRRNNDENRRKDDKGPRTIKDEHYLKWLRPLHSSPSIYDKNKDLKEQIEELIQKGKLQKYVKKGEYSKFKDGNKSQHRSSSQDDRSSQPPQDVIGEIKTITGGPFSGGSFKSLKKAYQRQVNSIHTIPPSKQQRTDRDVSFNEGDARGMKQPHNDPLVIMLNIEGFNTKRILVDNDSSADIIYLPAFQQLRLDLRRLHPFDSPFVSFSGDRVYPKGIMTLTVMVGTYPVHLTHQLDFLVVDCPSSYNVIIERPTLNKWKAATSTYCLKVKFPTDKGVGEVKGD, encoded by the exons ATGGAACCCAATCCAGATTCTGCATccttggcccagcaagttcaagcTCTTGCGgccaccattgaagaactcaccaaGCAAAACCAAGAAATGAAGCTACAACTCCAGCAGGTCCAACAGGCTCAACAGGAAGAGAACCAGTCCAAAGATAACCTGGAGGGAGAAGGGGATAGCCACAAGATGA GAGGGCAGCGTCTAAAGAGGTCGGCGGACCACTTACTCACCATTAGGcagggagagaaggaaactCTGAGGTTGTACGTGAAACGCTTTACTCGAGAGACtctggaggtggacgaagctgatgacaaggtgcagCTGACGACCTTCAAAGCGAGACTGAGATCCAGAGATCTTGTGGCCTCCCTCGCAAAGAATCCACCAAAAACAATAGCAGAAATGCTCCTGAAggcacagaagtacatgaatgcagaagatgcttTAGCAGCTATAAAGTATGTAAAGAAGCCAGGAGACAAGGCAAAGAAGGAAGACGATCATAGGGGTCAAAAGAGGGAGCGCCCAGATCGTCGGAACAATGACGAGAACAGGAGAAAAGATGATAAAGGTCCTCGGACG atcaaggacgagcacTACCTCAAATGGCTAAGACCATTACACTCATCCCCTAGCATCTACGATAAGAACAA GGACCTAAAGGAGCAAATAGAGGAGTTGATACAGAAAGGGAAATTACAgaagtatgtgaagaaaggGGAATATAGTAAGTTCAAGGATGGTAATAAAAGCCAGCATAGGTCCTCTTCCCAGGATGACCGCTCGTCCCAACCTCCACAGGAtgtgatcggggagataaagaCGATTACAGGAGGGCCCTTCTCAGGAGGATCATTTAAATCCCTCAAGAAAGCATATCAGAGGCAGGTAAACAGTATCCACACGATACCTCCGTCTAAGCAACAACGAACAGACCGGGACGTGTCCTTTAATGAAGGGGACGCCAGGGGAATGAAGCAGCCCCACAATGACCCTTTGGTTATAATGCTGAATATAGAGGGATTCAATACCAAGAGGATCCTTGTGGACAACGATAGCTCCGCAGATATCATTTACCTCCCTGCCTTCCAGCAGCTGAGGCTAGATCTAAGGAGATTGCACCCATTTGACTCTCCCTTCGTTAGTTTCAGCGGAGACAGGGTATACCCCAAGGGCATAATGACGTTAACAGTGATGGTGGGGACCTACCCGGTGCACTTGACCCATCAGTTAGATTTCCTAGTGGTGGACTGCCCCtcatcctacaatgtcatcattgaGAGGCCCACGCTTAACAAATGGAAAGCGGCCACGTCCACCTACTGTTtaaaggtgaaattcccaacagataAGGGTGTCGGCGAAGTAAAAGGAGATTAA
- the LOC126712189 gene encoding anthocyanidin 3-O-glucosyltransferase 5-like: MATETNKPHAAVLSSPGMGHIIPLLELAKCLVIDHGIHVSFLNITTEASTAQIQLLHSPTLPLGLDVVDIPAVDISALVSDDTPIVARLSINVEESLKPLKSILIELGKPQALFIDLFCTQAFDVCKELSIPTFTFSTPSTSFLAFSLYLPTLDREVECEFIDLPEPVQVPGCSPVRTEDLLDQVRNRKIDEYKWFLFHISRLPMSDGILLNSWEDFEPTSHEAIRKHPFYKQIPTPPVFPAGPLIKHDKPELDDECLAWLDKQPLNSVLFVALGSGGTLSAAQLTELAWGLELSQKRFLLVARKPTDASASATFFNVGEDFNVNDPKAYLPDGFLKRTKEVGLVVPTWAPQVSVLQHPSTGAFLSHCGWNSTLESMTHGVPMIAWPLYAEQRMNATMLVEEVGVAVKPVGIPGKGVVDREEIERVVRLVLEGEEGNVMRRKAREQKMSAVKALEFGGSSHESLSSVIKEWKIEKEISV; encoded by the coding sequence ATGGCAACTGAAACCAATAAACCACACGCTGCAGTCCTCTCAAGTCCAGGCATGGGCCACATCATCCCTCTCCTCGAGCTCGCCAAGTGCCTCGTCATCGACCATGGCATCCATGTGAGCTTCCTCAACATCACTACCGAAGCTTCCACAGCCCAAATCCAACTCCTCCACTCACCAACACTCCCTCTTGGTCTTGACGTTGTAGACATCCCAGCTGTTGATATTTCAGCTTTGGTCAGCGACGACACTCCCATCGTCGCCAGGTTATCTATCAACGTAGAGGAAAGCCTCAAGCCTCTAAAGTCTATCCTTATCGAGCTAGGCAAGCCACAAGCTCTATTCATTGATCTTTTCTGTACTCAAGCTTTCGATGTCTGCAAAGAGCTTTCTATCCCCACGTTCACTTTCTCCACTCCTTCCACTTCTTTCCTTGCTTTCAGTTTGTATCTTCCAACACTGGACCGTGAGGTCGAGTGCGAGTTTATTGACCTTCCTGAACCAGTTCAGGTCCCAGGTTGCTCCCCGGTTCGAACCGAGGACTTGCTAGACCAGGTTCGGAACCGAAAGATTGACGAGTACAAGTGGTTCTTGTTCCATATCAGCCGTTTGCCTATGTCAGATGGTATTTTGTTAAACTCGTGGGAGGATTTTGAACCCACATCGCATGAAGCTATAAGAAAGCACCCATTTTATAAGCAAATTCCTACACCACCTGTTTTCCCAGCTGGTCCGCTTATAAAACACGACAAACCTGAACTAGACGATGAGTGTTTAGCTTGGCTAGACAAACAACCATTAAATTCTGTTCTTTTTGTGGCACTTGGAAGTGGAGGGACTCTCTCAGCTGCACAACTCACAGAGTTGGCTTGGGGTTTGGAACTGAGTCAAAAAAGGTTTCTATTAGTGGCTCGTAAGCCAACTGATGCGAGTGCTTCAGCTACATTTTTCAATGTGGGTGAAGATTTTAACGTTAATGATCCAAAGGCTTATTTGCCTGATGGATTTTTAAAGAGGACAAAGGAAGTGGGTTTGGTGGTTCCGACTTGGGCACCACAAGTTTCAGTGCTTCAACACCCATCAACTGGTGCCTTTTTGTCTCACTGTGGTTGGAACTCGACGCTGGAGAGCATGACTCACGGTGTCCCTATGATTGCGTGGCCTCTTTATGCAGAGCAGAGAATGAATGCAACGATGTTGGTTGAAGAGGTTGGTGTGGCTGTTAAGCCAGTGGGAATACCAGGAAAAGGAGTGGTTGATAGAGAGGAGATTGAGAGGGTGGTGAGGTTGGTGTTAGAGGGTGAAGAAGGGAACGTGATGAGGCGTAAGGCAAGAGAGCAAAAAATGAGTGCAGTGAAAGCGTTGGAATTTGGTGGCTCTTCTCATGAGTCGCTTTCCAGTGTCATCAAAGAATGGAAGATTGAGAAAGAAATCTCGGTCTGA